From the genome of Podospora pseudoanserina strain CBS 124.78 chromosome 7 map unlocalized CBS124.78p_7.2, whole genome shotgun sequence, one region includes:
- a CDS encoding uncharacterized protein (COG:E; COG:G; EggNog:ENOG503NV5U), translated as MAPNTIIPARAVIPFLVGMMLLTGVCNTLLTKYQDNQCVRDCDNPDPKKRRHFEQPVIQTLQMFVGEMGCWVVVGIMSLYNRYIAKSDTTTAYQPVRTTADDEEPAADNASIHSRTALTGGGGNGTINDPAFKEETHSVLRGWRVCLLALPAICDILGTTLMNAGLLLVAASIYQMTRGALVLFVGLFSVIFLRRHLHLFQWLSLVGVMTGVAIVGLAGAIQPDKKHAASAHSATGVESDALRVIIGVLMIAGAQIFTATQFVLEEWILERSSIEPIRVVGWEGIFGFSVTLLGMTVLHFAVGRTEAGRLGPFDMVEGWRQFWEYRAVFVSSLLIMISIGGFNFFGLSVTRSVSATSRSTIDTCRTLFIWIVSLGLGWETFKWLQVVGFALLVYFTFLFNGIVQPPFAFLRVREVEELLPEEPIEHN; from the exons ATGGcgcccaacaccatcatccccgccAGGGCGGTGATACCGTTCCTGGTGGGCATGATGCTGCTGACGGGAGTGTGCAACACCCTCTTGACCAAATACCAG GACAACCAATGCGTCCGCGACTGCGATAACCCCGACCCCAAAAAACGCCGCCACTTTGAGCAACCCGTCATCCAAACCCTCCAGATGTTCGTCGGCGAGATGGGCTGCTGGGTCGTCGTGGGCATCATGTCTCTCTACAACCGCTACATTGCCAAAtcagacaccaccaccgcctacCAACCCGTCCGGACAAcagccgacgacgaagagcCTGCGGCGGACAATGCTAGCATCCACTCCCGCACTGCTCTGACCGGGGGTGGCGGCAACGGGACAATCAACGACCCTGCCTTTAAGGAAGAAACTCACTCTGTCCTccggggttggagggtttgTCTTTTGGCCTTGCCAGCCATCTGCGACATTTTGGGAACCACCCTCATGAACGCGGGGCTGTTGCTTGTGGCGGCGTCGATTTATCAAATGACTAGAGGGGCCTTGGTCCTCTTTGTGGGGTTGTTTAGTGTTATTTTTCTTCGTCGGCATCTTCACCTTTTTCAATGGCTTTCCCTTGTTGGTGTCATGACCGGTGTTGCCATCGTCGGCCTCGCAGGGGCGATTCAACCGGACAAGAAACACGCCGCGTCTGCGCATTCGGCCACGGGGGTGGAAAGCGATGCGTTGAGGGTGATCATCGGCGTTTTGATGATCGCCGGAGCGCAGATTTTTACGGCTACGCAGTTTGTCCTTGAGGAGTGGATTCTGGAGAGGTCGAGCATTGAGCCGATccgggtggtgggatgggaggggatttTTGGGTTTAGTGTCACGCTGCTCGGGATGACGGTGTTGCATTTTGCTGTTGGGCGGACGGAGGCGGGGAGGCTGGGGCCGTTTGACATGGTGGAGGGCTGGAGGCAGTTTTGGGAGTACAGAGCTGTTTTTGTGAGCAGTTTGTTGATTATGATTAGTATCGG AGGCTTCAACTTTTTTGGTCTTTCCGTCACCAGGAGCGTCAGCGCCACGTCCCGGTCTACGATCGACACTTGCAGGACGCTCTTCATCTGGATTGTCTCGCTTGGTCTGGGGTGGGAGACGTTCAAGTGGTTGCAGGTTGTCGGTTTCGCGCTGCTGGTGTATTTCACCTTCTTGTTCAACGGGATTGTGCAGCCGCCCTTTGCGtttttgagggtgagggaggtggaggagctgttgcCTGAGGAGCCGATTGAACATAACTAG
- a CDS encoding uncharacterized protein (COG:S; EggNog:ENOG503NW2A): MDNPPYSGRGGSKTPSLVQRLSEEFETSRVPEGFMAVSGDLVSTLVAPHTPCGGGRTASPSGEFPTAEQVALENETKRVPSSDEQTIAAEPVESTDKHPTRRPLEHTRSFDNGYHFPPKYPKGEATKQALKSFWKFFTTPMGFFWTIYGLNIVAWGGMLFLLLCNAAPAMCYPTCDDIDSPRRKWVEWDSQVLTGLFCVTAFGLAPWRFRDWYYLLKYRIMGDFDGLRRLAGIHRSWFRLKGSEELAVDVGPENIPEGVPREVIPTPEKNIPNAPLTGTRAPATAVWKLDFVIWSMVMNTFAQCGLCGVMWGMNRFDRPSWVTGFLVAIACIIAMVGGYVMFLEGKKVKSIEGVPCNDRDLERLARDKEMGIPHWNNIKDKKPKEKKKVKDVEKA; the protein is encoded by the coding sequence atGGACAACCCACCCTACAGCGGCCGCGGCGGCTCCAAAACCCCTTCCCTCGTGCAAAGATTGTCAGAAGAGTTTGAAACCTCACGAGTACCCGAAGGCTTCATGGCCGTTTCTGGAGATCTAGTATCAACACTAGTCGCCCCTCACACCccctgcggcggcggccgcACAGCATCGCCCTCAGGCGAATTCCCCACTGCCGAGCAAGTCGCCCTCGAGAATGAGACCAAGCGAGTCCCTTCCTCCGACGAGCAGACAATCGCCGCTGAGCCAGTCGAGTCTACCGATAAACATCCAACAAGGCGCCCTCTGGAGCACACAAGGTCGTTTGATAACGGCTATCACTTCCCGCCCAAATACCCCAAGGGCGAAGCCACCAAGCAGGCACTGAAATCATTCTGGAAGTTCTTCACCACGCCGATGGGTTTCTTTTGGACTATTTACGGCTTGAACATTGTTGCGTGGGGCGGCATGTTGTTTTTGCTGCTTTGCAACGCCGCACCGGCCATGTGTTATCCTACCTGTGATGATATCGACTCGCCGCGGAGGAAGTGGGTGGAGTGGGATTCTCAGGTGCTGACTGGATTGTTCTGCGTCACTGCTTTTGGGTTGGCGCCGTGGAGGTTTAGGGACTGGTATTACTTGTTGAAGTACAGAATCATGGGTGATTTCGATGGGCTCAGGAGACTGGCGGGGATTCACAGGAGTTGGTTCAGACTGAAGGGGTCGGAGGAGTTGGCGGTGGATGTTGGGCCGGAGAATATTCCCGAAGGGgtgccgagggaggtgatcCCGACGCCCGAGAAAAATATTCCCAATGCGCCGCTGACGGGGACGAGGGCGCCTGCGACGGCGGTGTGGAAGTTGGATTTTGTTATTTGGTCCATGGTGATGAACACGTTTGCTCAGTGCGGCTTGTGCGGTGTCATGTGGGGTATGAATCGCTTTGACCGGCCGAGCTGGGTGACGGGGTTTTTGGTGGCTATTGCGTGCATCATAGCGATGGTGGGCGGCTATGTCatgtttttggaggggaagaaggtcaAGAGCATTGAGGGGGTGCCGTGCAATGAtagggatttggagaggttggcaaGGGATAAGGAAATGGGGATTCCGCACTGGAATAATATCAAGGATAAGAAgccgaaggagaagaagaaggtgaaggatGTGGAGAAGGCTTAA
- a CDS encoding uncharacterized protein (COG:D; EggNog:ENOG503NW1Z) produces MPPSYPPNFPATSAAHQQPPQLSSSRRRPRVDSHSDPDTNDNTTRTAASNNLGKRPRGEYTFSPSAQLPTPHQQDPFQPTMSAKAQGKRPEVIDLTQNSSPGRPSNSSYGGGGGSRPGGITGLQPHLGPRKLVIKNLRQTTSTQRAGADEYYTRTRADLDNALDAIFAGRPTGEPMELLYRGVEDLCRKGEAESLYNRLKDRCDRWLTSDDGIGQLRKEVTANTTHFNVIEVTAAVMGVYRRWNARMLIVRKVYSYLDRSYLLLQSTIGKEDKGRQGVNDMAISLFRKAVFGPRSATKALPLGVMVLRGMITLIMQEREDQEREQIPGGLDRVQLLKDSVTMLKVFGVYGKFFEPWFLEHSYEFYKEFAEQKSESCGLRDYIKHIDALLKREEHMCDFYGFDSTTKRQLLQDAHGVLITKYSEKLLDTGSVAKLLEAEDVPSMKALYQLLKLSGLQNKLKEPWDSYIRKTGSAIVSDTARGDEMVIRLLELRRSLYVMIRDAFDQDEVYSYGLRESFGGFMNDSKSTSAWGTGTSKVGEMIAKYIDMLLRGGLKTLPKSLLSDNKDKAIAERSGLAAAGDEDSELDTQLGHALELFKFIDGKDTFEAFYKKDLGRRLLLGRSASQDAERSMITKLKGECGANFTHNLEQMFKDQELSRDEMTSYKTWLAGTGKATKGGVDLTVKVLSHSAWPTYNDVKVTLPKEVLEQTTSFETYYQAKHTGRKLTWKHNMSHCIIKARFDRGPKELSLSAQQGSVLMLFNDVPDDTPLSYSQISQSTSLTGAELDRTLQSLACGKSRVLSKAPKGRDVSPTDTFTVNRAFADPKFRVKINQIQLKETREENKETHEKVARDRQLETQAAIVRIMKSRKTMGHAQLVAEVINQTKARGAVDPGEIKANIEKLIDKDYIEREEGNYVYLA; encoded by the exons ATGCCTCCCTCTTATCCTCCAAACTTCCCAGCGACCTCCGCGGcgcaccaacaaccaccacaactatCCTCCTCCCGAAGACGACCCCGCGTCGACTCCCACTCGGACCCCGACAccaacgacaacaccacccgcaccgccgccagcaacaacctaGGCAAACGCCCCCGAGGCGAATAcaccttctccccatccgcccaactccccaccccccatcaacaagaCCCATTCCAGCCCACCATGTCAGCCAAAGCCCAAGGCAAGCGGCCCGAAGTCATAGACCTCACACAAAACTCCAGCCCCGGCCGGCCATCCAACAGCAGttacggcggcggcggcggcagtcGACCAGGTGGCATCACAGGCCTACAACCCCATCTCGGTCCACGAAAATTAGTAATCAAGAACCTGCGCCAGACGACATCGACGCAAAGGGCCGGCGCGGACGAATACTACACCCGAACTCGAGCTGATTTGGATAATGCCCTGGACGCTATCTTTGCCGGCCGCCCTACAGGCGAGCCTATGGAGCTGCTGTACagaggggtggaggatctATGTCGGAAGGGCGAGGCGGAGAGCCTGTACAACCGACTGAAGGATCGATGTGACCGATGGCTTACCTCGGATGATGGCATTGGGCagttgaggaaggaggtcaCTGCCAATACCACGCATTTTAATGTAATTGAAGttacggcggcggtgatgggggtgtaTCGGAGGTGGAATGCCAGGATGTTGATTGTGAGGAAGGTGTACTCGTACCTGGACAGGAGTTACCTGCTATTGCAGTCTACGATTGggaaggaggacaagggGAGGCAGGGGGTGAATGATATGGCGATTAGTTTGTTCAGGAAAGCCGTGTTTGGGCCGAGGAGTGCGACAAAGGCATTGCCGCTTGGGGTGATGGTTCTCAGGGGAATGATTACGCTCATAatgcaggagagggaggaccaggagagggagcagaTCCCGGGCGGGTTGGATAGGGTGCAACTGCTGAAGGACTCGGTCACGATGCTGAAGGTGTTTGGGGTCTATGGCAAGTTCTTCGAGCCCTGGTTTTTGGAGCATTCATACGAGTTTTACAAAGAATTCGCCGAGCAGAAGAGTGAAAGCTGTGGGTTGAGGGATTACATCAAGCACATCGATGCGCTGctcaagagggaggagcacATGTGCGATTTTTACGGGTTTGACAGCACGACGAAACGACAGCTGCTGCAGGACGCGCATGGGGTTCTCATCACGAAGTATTCGGAGAAGCTGCTTGACACTGGGAGCGTGGCTAAGCTCCTCGAGGCTGAGGACGTGCCTTCTATGAAGGCGCTCTATCAGCTGCTCAAGCTGTCCGGCTTGCAGAATAAGCTCAAAGAGCCGTGGGACAGCTACATCAGAAAGACTGGCTCAGCGATTGTCAGTGACACGGCGAGGGGCGACGAGATGGTCATTCGCCTCTTGGAACTGCGGCGGTCGCTGTACGTCATGATCCGGGATGCTTTCGACCAGGACGAAGTTTACAGTTACGGCCTCCGAGAATCCTTTGGCGGCTTCATGAACGACTCCAAGAGTACTTCGGCTTGGGGGACAGGTACTTCCAAGGTTGGCGAGATGATCGCCAAGTACATCGACATGTTGCTGCGTGGTGGCCTCAAGACTCTTCCCAAATCCTTGCTGTCagacaacaaggacaaggccatCGCTGAAAGAAGCGGCCTCGCCGCCGCAGGCGACGAAGACTCTGAACTGGACACACAGTTGGGTCATGCTCTCGAGCTGTTCAAGTTCATCGACGGCAAAGACACGTTTGAAGCCTTCTACAAGAAAGACCTGGGCCGCCGGTTACTCCTGGGTCGCAGCGCCAGCCAAGATGCGGAACGGAGCATGATCACCAAACTTAAAGGCGAGTGCGGTGCTAACTTTACGCACAACCTCGAGCAAATGTTCAAGGACCAGGAGCTTTCCAGGGACGAGATGACGTCCTACAAGACCTGGCTGGCGGGCACAGGCAAAGCCAcaaagggtggtgttgacctCACTGTCAAGGTCTTGTCTCACTCTGCCTGGCCGACGTACAACGACGTCAAAGTCACGCTGCcgaaggaggtgttggagcaAACCACCAGTTTTGAAACGTACTACCAAGCAAAGCACACTGGGCGTAAACTCACCTGGAAGCACAACATGTCCCACTGCATCATCAAAGCCCGCTTCGATCGTGGGCCAAAGGAGCTTTCGCTTTCTGCCCAGCAAGGTTCGGTCCTGATGCTCTTCAACGACGTCCCCGACGACACCCCCTTGTCATACAGCCAAATCTCCCAATCGACCTCTCTGACGGGCGCTGAACTCGACCGAACCCTCCAGTCCCTCGCCTGTGGCAAGTCGAGGGTCTTGTCCAAGGCTCCcaaggggagggatgttTCCCCTACTGATACCTTCACCGTCAACAGGGCGTTTGCCGATCCCAAGTTCAGGGTCAAGATCAATCAGATTCAGCTCAAGGAGACAAGGGAGGAGAATAAGGAGACGCATGAGAAGGTGGCGAGGGACAGGCAGCTGGAGACGCAGGCGGCGATTGTGAGGATCATGAAGAGCAGGAAGACGATGGGGCATGCGCAGCTTGTGGCAGAGGTTATCAACCAGACCAAGGCCAGGGGGGCGGTGGATCCGGGGGAGATTAAGGCGAATATTGAGAA GTTGATTGATAAGGATTAtattgagagggaggaggggaattATGTGTATTTGGCGTAa
- the ECI1 gene encoding dodecenoyl-CoA isomerase (EggNog:ENOG503NXV1; COG:I), protein MASTSPIQVEYRGRLAIITINNPTKLGALNGQGYYDLAQALRQVATHDEVFITLLIGTGRFFSAGADVTITRTTPSTSSTTPHQQWLSSFVANNLNATHAFYTHPKILITALNGPVIGLSAALISFSDFIYAVPHTFLLTPFSSLGLVAEGGASRQLVQKLGPARSGEALIMSRKIESAQLEQCGFVNKVFAEVGKGDGEDEKFKRLVLAEIDDKLGEHLVGESLLGIKKLIRRPEREVLDSHNVAEVFAGLERFVSGVPQGEFEKIASGKKRHKL, encoded by the exons ATGGcgtccacctcccccattcAAGTG GAATACCGCGGCCGCCTCGCCATAATAacaatcaacaaccccaccaagcTCGGCGCCCTCAACGGCCAAGGGTACTACGACCTCGCCCAAGCCCTCCGCCAGGTCGCCACCCACGACGAAgtcttcatcaccctcctcatcggaACAGGCCGTTTCTTCTCCGCCGGCGCAGACGTCACCATCACCCGAACAactccctccacctccagcaccaccccccatcagcaATGGCTCTCCTCCTTCGTAGCCAACAACCTAAACGCCACCCACGCCTTCTACACCCACCCCAaaatcctcatcaccgccctcaaCGGCCCCGTAATCGGCCTCTCTGCCGCCCTCATTTCTTTCAGTGACTTCATCTACGCCGTCCCGCACACCTTCCTCCtgacccccttctcctccctcggcctcgtcgcCGAGGGCGGTGCCTCCAGGCAGCTCGTCCAAAAACTCGGACCTGCCAGATCAGGCGAGGCGTTGATCATGAGCCGCAAGATTGAGAGCGCGCAGTTGGAACAGTGCGGGTTTGTCAACAAGGTCTTTGCAGAAGTCGGCAAGGGtgacggggaggatgaaAAGTTCAAGAGGTTGGTTTTGGCAGAAATTGACGACAAGCTCGGGGAGCATCTGGTTGGGGAGTCGCTGCTCGGAATCAAGAAACTGATTCGTCGTCCCGAGAGGGAGGTTCTCGACAGCCACAACGTCGCCGAGGTGTTTGCTGGACTGGAGAGGTTCGTCAGCGGGGTGCCGCAGGGGGAGTTTGAAAAGATTGCtagtgggaagaagaggcatAAGCTTTAG
- a CDS encoding uncharacterized protein (COG:S; EggNog:ENOG503P1X3), translating to MAGQIATSSSGWARRSQPSWTNILTLFACLACHAFASTPDAPEPVETLIIDTRSPYKTDNGWVMLSPRDAEDWKQWKKRQNNKDDDEDETSSSSAKPSVTTTFAIVAGKPTQSSTTSSETAPSALPTHLDSLASGFKEGSNGDPNACPKFINWFLNTPEFKECYPLSMLLDHSKSFFDAQRSPVTITRTLDATCAANATRCSQYFAQLAQNFTSTENCGNDYTWGTPAIVNTYKAMVAYAPIYSVGCLRDEKTSAYCFANAVGNTTSRGNTYLYTLLPFNKSLPGSSVTTCDECTRQTMNIYQASTADRRQQISLTYEGAAKQVNLVCGPGFVQETLAPEAVRSWAGRKGRVVEWTGFGVVMGVLVWLI from the exons ATGGCCGGACAGATAgcaaccagctcctcgggTTGGGCCCGCCGATCACAACCTTCATGGACCAACATCCTGACCCTCTTCGCTTGCTTGGCCTGTCACGCCTTCGCCTCCACACCAGATGCCCCTGAGCCTGTCGAGACATTGATAATCGACACCAGAAGTCCATACAAGACTGACAATGGGTGGGTGATGCTTTCACCAAGAGACGCGGAAGACTGgaagcagtggaagaagCGTCAGAACAacaaagacgacgacgaggacgagacATCAAGCTCATCAGCCAAGCCATCAGTAACAACAACATTCGCCATCGTTGCTGGAAAGCCCACACAAAGCAGCACTACATCTTCCGAGACCGCCCCAAGCGCCCTGCCAACACATCTCGACAGCTTGGCCTCTGGGTTCAAGGAAGGATCCAACGGTGATCCCAACGCATGCCCCAAATTCATCAACTGgttcctcaacacccccgaGTTCAAGGAGTGCTACCCTCTCTCCATGCTCCTCGAT CACTCCAAATCCTTCTTCGACGCCCAGCGCTCCCCGGTAACCATCACTCGCACCCTCGACGCCACCTGCGCAGCCAACGCCACCCGCTGCTCCCAGTACTTTGCCCAGCTAGCCCAAAACTTCACCTCGACGGAAAACTGTGGCAATGACTACACCTGGGGCACACCCGCCATCGTCAACACGTACAAGGCCATGGTTGCCTACGCGCCCATTTATAGTGTCGGCTGTTTACGGGATGAGAAGACGTCGGCGTACTGCTTTGCCAATGCTGTgggcaacaccaccagcagggGGAACACTTATTTGtacaccctcctcccgtTCAACAAGAGCTTGCCTGGGAGTAGCGTGACGACGTGTGACGAATGTACGAGGCAGACGATGAATATCTACCAGGCGTCGACGGCGGATAGGAGGCAGCAGATCAGCCTGACGTATGAGGGGGCCGCGAAGCAGGTTAATCTTGTTTGCGGGCCGGGGTTTGTGCAGGAGACGCTGGCGCCCGAGGCGGTGAGGAGttgggcggggaggaaggggagggtggtggagtggacggggtttggggttgtgatgggggtgttggtgtggttgatttga
- a CDS encoding uncharacterized protein (EggNog:ENOG503NUYU; COG:S), which yields MTTTTSPPLDLTTLPGPYPNTTSPMIFSSPSYNLPQIRTLHKSLHHAIDDKSSRLRTQVGGSYRELLGTADTIVAMKSEIEVVHQTLSDMGYKCGRGVVGHKMDALGKFTSTTMGDKAASGRERLLAGCLGQLDAILRVREKTKRGERLETGARLFVLGRLLLAAAAGVQQQGSDEKEMGRRRRVLEKGHKIRLMGGIDADLRRYHKPGTGDKQQREATLVRALSAYALATSSGARDVLGYFLRVRGEAIALALEVDEEERVARSPEDVIRALGLYIQTLQDVQALVPGKLADALMRLKREKLLENEELLKMEGLRLDVYKRWCGDEIQFYTPFIRHDDLDGKAAREMLFGWADKGRKVVLEGLENTLKEMGEFKAIVELRTEVLKLWISEGGKARGFDPSEVLEEIREAVNKHMLRVLEQKVAKLRLVGSEVSAAVEAWKEGRSDQHESLWDMDSYDTDLSNGAAQFTQHVVSRLYGRNDDVSKAVASYKSWFRVIDDVGTVVDQLKRQRWDNDVDEIEDEETIEERQQLLAKDDPAALGKHLNESLVKSFKKLDENLSTLWKEQQDSPNRGHIAMYFLRVLRDIRSRLPENAEVKGFGLEAVPSLHRALVSTVAISPLDELATVALVRRTVVGRSLWEGEPALPSSPSPGAFKFLRNLVGAMGDAGVDLWSPTAVSVLKETLRKQLSEVWLEAVSKLTEGLEPEVQTETEETPKPEAEEGTSDTSDPKEESLEREAAKTEAVPDIVRHRDLLVQWLYDIYYLSSFLGTDDTFKQLSDVVLSKTDLEHSATAKQRLQKTSQDYFKRTSLLFGLLSS from the coding sequence atgacaaccaccacctccccccccctcgacCTCACCACTCTTCCAGGCCCCtacccaaacaccacctcccccatgatcttctcctccccctcctacAATCTCCCCCAAATCCGCACCCTTCACAAATCGCTCCACCATGCCATCGACGACAAGTCCTCCCGCCTGCGCACACAAGTCGGGGGCTCCTACCGAGAACTCTTGGGGACAGCCGACACCATCGTCGCCATGAAGTCCGAGATCGAAGTCGTCCATCAAACCCTCTCCGACATGGGCTACAAGTGCGGCCGCGGCGTCGTCGGGCACAAGATGGATGCCCTCGGCAAATTTACTTCCACCACAATGGGAGACAAAGCCGCCagcgggagggagaggctACTAGCCGGCTGTCTAGGACAACTAGATGCGATTTTGAGGGTTAGAGAAAAAACCAAAAGAGGCGAGAGGCTGGAGACGGGGGCGAGGTTGTTTGTTCTTGGACGGTTATtacttgctgctgctgctggggttcAGCAGCAGGGGAGTGATGAGAAGGAAatggggcggaggaggagggttttggaaaaggggcacAAAATCAGACTGATGGGCGGGATAGATGCTGATTTGAGGAGGTATCACAAGCCTGGGACGGGAGATAAACAACAACGCGAGGCGACGTTGGTCAGGGCGCTCAGCGCCTATGCTTTGGCTACCAGTTCTGGGGCGAGGGATGTGCTGGGATACTTTTTGAGGGTGAGAGGGGAGGCGATTGCGCTTGCGCtcgaggtggacgaggaggagagggtggcgaggAGCCCGGAGGACGTGATTAGGGCGTTGGGGCTGTATATCCAGACGTTGCAGGATGTGCAGGCTTTGGTTCCGGGGAAGCTGGCTGATGCGCTGATGaggctgaagagggagaagctgCTTGAGAATGAGGAGTTGCTGAAGATGGAGGGGCTGAGGTTGGATGTCTACAAAAGGTGGTGTGGGGATGAGATTCAGTTTTATACCCCGTTCATAAGACatgatgatcttgatggaaaggcggcgagggagatgcTTTTTGGGTGGGCAGATAAAGGGAGGAAGGTTGTCTTGGAAGGGCTGGAGAACACACtcaaggagatgggggagttCAAAGCCATTGTTGAGCTGAGGACGGAGGTGCTCAAGCTGTGGATTTCAGAAGGTGGCAAGGCCAGGGGCTTTGATCCGTCGGAAGTGCTGGAAGAGATAAGGGAGGCTGTCAACAAGCATATGCTGAGAGTGCTGGAGCAAAAGGTGGCCAAGTTGAGGTTGGTTGGATCAGAGGTGTCTGCTGCGGTGGAAGCatggaaggaggggaggagtgaTCAACATGAGAGCTTGTGGGATATGGACTCGTACGATACCGACTTGTCGAACGGGGCTGCCCAGTTCACTCAGCATGTTGTGTCTAGGCTGTATGGCCGGAATGATGATGTGTCCAAAGCTGTGGCGAGCTACAAGTCTTGGTTCCGGGTCATTGACGATGTTGGAACTGTTGTCGACCAACTGAAGCGGCAACGGTGGGATAACGATGTGGATGAAAttgaagatgaggaaacCATTGAGGAACGCCAGCAACTACTCGCCAAGGACGACCCGGCGGCTTTGGGCAAGCATTTGAACGAGTCACTGGTTAAGTCGTTCAAAAAGCTCGACGAAAATCTCTCCACGCTCTGGAAGGAACAGCAAGACAGTCCTAACAGAGGGCACATCGCCATGTACTTCTTGCGAGTTTTACGGGATATCAGGTCTCGGCTGCCCGAAAATGCAGAGGTCAAGGGGTTCGGGTTGGAAGCGGTGCCGTCGCTTCACCGAGCGCTCGTGTCGACTGTGGCCATCTCTCCGCTGGACGAGTTGGCCACAGTAGCTCTGGTGCGTAGGACTGTGGTAGGAAGAAGTCTCTGGGAGGGCGAGCCTGCTTTGCCCAGCTCCCCGTCACCGGGGGCGTTCAAATTCCTGCGAAATCTCGTGGGGGCCATGGGTGATGCAGGCGTTGATCTCTGGAGTCCCACTGCTGTTTCTGTGCTCAAAGAAACTCTGCGAAAGCAGCTGTCCGAAGTGTGGTTGGAAGCAGTCAGCAAGTTGACCGAGGGCCTTGAACCCGAGGTCCAGACCGAGACTGAAGAGACCCCAAAGCCTGAGGCCGAAGAAGGGACCTCGGATACGTCAGATCCCAAAGAGGAAAGTCTTGAGAGAGAAGCTGCCAAGACCGAGGCTGTACCAGACATCGTGCGGCACAGAGATCTTTTGGTGCAGTGGCTCTACGACATCTATTAtctctcttccttcctcGGCACAGATGACACATTCAAGCAGCTCTCCGACGTCGTCCTCTCGAAAACAGACCTGGAACACAGCGCAACTGCCAAGCAACGGCTTCAAAAGACATCGCAGGACTACTTCAAGCGCACCAGTCTGCTGTTTGGTCTTTTGTCGTCATAG